A single region of the Triticum aestivum cultivar Chinese Spring unplaced genomic scaffold, IWGSC CS RefSeq v2.1 scaffold86351, whole genome shotgun sequence genome encodes:
- the LOC123174155 gene encoding peroxidase 1-like, with protein sequence MAVRYLLLPLALLALAATSAAVAQLEIGFYRKTCPDAEKIVRGEMAKIIAAAPSLAGPLLRLHFHDCFVRGCDASVLLESTDGNMAEKDAKPNKSLRGFGSVERVKAKLEAACPGIVSCADVLTLMSRDAVVLAKGPSWPVALGRRDGRVSRATEASKELPPASGDVPLLAKIFASKGLDLKDLVVLSGAHTLGTAHCPSFADRLYNGTGENDAYGLVDPSLDSEYADKLRLKCKSVDDRTMLSEMDPGSFKTFDTSYYRHVAKRRGLFRSDAALLFDNTTRDYVQRIATGMFDGEFFKDFSASMIKMGDVDVVTGAEGEIRKKCYAPN encoded by the exons ATGGCGGTCAGGTATTTGCTGCTCCCTCTGGCCCTGCTGGCTCTCGCAGCTACCTCGGCTGCGGTGGCTCAGCTGGAGATCGGCTTCTACAGAAAAACATGCCCGGACGCCGAGAAGATCGTCCGCGGGGAGATGGCCAAGATCATCGCCGCTGCGCCCAGCCTCGCCGGCCCGCTCCTCCGTCTCCATTTTCACGACTGCTTCGTCAGG GGTTGTGACGCCTCTGTCCTGCTGGAATCGACCGACGGCAACATGGCGGAGAAGGACGCCAAGCCGAATAAGAGCCTGCGAGGGTTCGGCTCCGTCGAGCGCGTGAAGGCCAAGCTCGAGGCCGCGTGCCCGGGTATCGTCTCCTGCGCTGACGTCCTTACCCTCATGTCCCGTGACGCCGTCGTGCTGGCCAAGGGTCCGTCCTGGCCGGTGGCTTTGGGCAGGAGAGACGGCAGAGTGTCCAGGGCCACGGAGGCTAGCAAAGAGCTGCCCCCGGCCTCCGGCGATGTCCCTCTGCTCGCCAAGATCTTCGCCTCCAAGGGCCTCGACCTCAAGGACCTCGTCGTCCTCTCCGGCGCCCACACGCTCGGCACGGCGCACTGCCCGTCCTTCGCCGACCGGCTCTACAACGGCACCGGCGAGAACGATGCCTATGGCCTCGTCGACCCATCTCTGGACAGCGAATACGCCGACAAGCTAAGGCTCAAGTGCAAGAGCGTTGATGACCGTACTATGCTGTCGGAGATGGACCCCGGGAGCTTCAAGACCTTCGACACCAGCTACTATCGCCACGTCGCCAAGCGGAGGGGCCTCTTCCGCTCCGATGCCGCGCTCCTCTTCGACAACACCACCAGGGACTACGTCCAGCGCATCGCCACCGGCATGTTCGACGGCGAGTTCTTTAAGGACTTCAGCGCGTCCATGATCAA